The sequence GCGTACACCAGCCGTCCCTCGTTCGGGTCGTGGACCGCGTACACGCAGGTGGCGATCTGGTTGGCGTCGATCTCCATGGCGAGGCCGTCGAGGAGCTGGAGGACCTCGTGCGGGGGCAGGTCCAGGCGGGCGTACGCGCGGACCGCCGTGCGGAGCTGGCCCATGACGGCCGCCGCGCGGATCCCGCGGCCCATGACGTCGCCGATGACGAGGGCGGTTCGGCCGCCGCCGAGGGTGATCACGTCGTACCAGTCGCCGCCGACCGCGGCCTCCGTGCCGCCGGGGTGGTAGGTCGCGGCGACGCGCAGGTCGTCCGGCTCTTCGAGTTCCTGGGGCAGCAGGGAGCGCTGGAGGGTGACGGCGGTCTCGCGCTGTCTGCGCTCGCTGGCCCGCAGCCGCTCGGCGGCCTCGGCGTGGTCGGTGACGTCCGCGGCGAAGATCAGTACACCGCCGCCTTCCGGAGTGGCCGAGACCTCGACGGGGGTGCACGTGAACGTGTACGACCGGCCGCCGGGGACCTTGCGGGACTTGACCGTACGCGGCTTGGAGCTGCGCAGGACCTGGTCGAGGAGCGGCATCAGGCCGATCTCTGCCAGCTCCGGCAGCGCGTCGCGCGCGGGTTCGCCGGGCGGGCGGACGCCGAAGGCCGCCACATAGGCGTCGTTCACGTACGCGACGCGGTGCTCCGGTCCGTGGACCAGGGCGACGAGGGCCGGGATGCGGTCCAGGACCTCGCGGACCGGCAGCTCGTCCACGGCGGGGGCGAGCGCGACCGAGGTCCCTTCGGCGGTGGGTCGCTCGGCGCGTGCCGCGGGCACGGAGCCCTCCGAAGGGAGTGCCGTGGGCAGTCCGTCGGTCCGCGCTGCGGTGCGGCGCTGCGTTCCGGGGAGCCGAGCGCTCCAGCGCGTGAAGTTCACTGTGGGACAGGCCTCGTGGGATCGAAGGGCGAGCGGTCGGCCCGCCCATGGTCGTGATGGACCAGTGTGTCCGACCGGGCCGACATTCGTCAGACGCCGGTCCCGCGGGCGGAGTTCCTGGCTCCGGTCAGGACGACCCCTTCGGGTGGTCCCGAGGAGGCTTTCCACCGGCCGCGAGTTCGAACTCCGCACGGGGATGTTCGAGCGAACCGAGAGAGACGATCTCCCTCTTGAAGAGGCCCGACAGGATCCATTCGGCGAGCACGCGGGCTTTGCGGTTGAAGGTGGGCACCCGGCTCAGGTGGTAGACGCGGTGCATGAACCAGGCAGGGTATCCCTTCAGCTTGCGCCCGTAGACGTGTGCGACACCCTTGTGCAGCCCCAGGGAGGCGACCGAGCCCACGTACTTGTGGGAGTACGTCTCCAGCGACTCGCCGCGCAGGGAGTGCGCGATGTTGTCGCCGAGGATCTTGGCCTGGCGCACGGCGTGTTGCGCGTTGGGGGCCGTCTCCGTGCCGGGCTCTGACGCGGTCACGTCGGGTACGGCGGCGGCGTCGCCCGCGGCCCACGCGTGCGTGGTGCCGTCCACGGTCAACTGGGCGGTGCACCGCAGCCGGCCGCGCTCGTTCAGCGGCAGGTCGGTGGCCGCCAGGATCGGGTGGGGTTTCACGCCGGCGGTCCACACGACCGTGCGGGTCGGGAAGCGGGCCCCGTCACTGAGGACGGCGACGCGGTCGGTGCACGAGTCGAGTCGGGTGTGGAGGCGTACGTCGATATTGCGGCGGCGCAGCTGGGTGACGGTGTACTTGCCCATCTCCTCGCCGACCTCGGGGAGGATGCGGTTCGAGGCCTCGACGAGGATCCACTTCATGTCGTCGGCCTTGACGTTGTGGTAGTAGCGGGAGGCGTACCGGGCCATGTCCTCCAGCTCGCCGAGCGCCTCCACTCCGGCGTAGCCGCCGCCCACGAAGACGAAGGTCAGGGCGGCGTCGCGGATCGCGGGGTCGCGGGTGGAGGAGGCGATGTCCATCTGTTCGATGACGTGGTTGCGCAGGCCGATGGCCTCCTCGACGGTCTTGAAGCCGATGGCGAACTCGGCGAGGCCGGGGATCGGCAGGGTGCGCGAGACGGAACCGGGGGCCAGCACGAGTTCGTCGTACGCGATCTGGTCGGGCCCGGTGCCCTCCTCCTCGGTGGCCAGGGTCGCGACGGTCGCGGTGCGTTTGGCGTGGTCGATCGACCTGGCCTCGCCGATGACGACGCGGCACCGGTCGAGGACGCGGCGCAGGGGTACGACGACATGGCGCGGTGAGATCGAGCCCGCGGCCGCCTCCGGCAGGAACGGTTGATAGGTCATGTACGGGTCGGGGGTGACCACGGTGATCTCCACGTCCCCCCGCCTCAGCTCCGGTCTGAGCTTCTGCTGGAGACGCAGGGCGGTGTACATCCCGACGTAGCCGCCGCCGACAACGAGAATGCGCGCACGTTCCTTCACTCACCCATGACGCACCGGCTACCGGCGTTTGTCCACAGGCCCGTCAATTTGTGTGACCGGCCGTCGAAGACGCGCGGGCCGGGCCCGTTCGCCGGAGCGCGCGGAAGATTCGCAGGTCAGCAGGTGTGAGCGGGGTGGCATTAGGGGGCGCAACCGGGACGTAACCGGCCCGTACTCCGATCGGGGGGCGCTCCGTGCGGAACCTCCCCCTTCTGAATTGACTCCGCCTCAACTATGTTCGTGTGTCATCGGGGTGTAGGGGGATGCGCTCGACGGGTCCGTAAGGCGGGGTCCTACGGCGAAGGCTGTTCCACTGACTCCGGTCTGTCGATGGCGGGGAGAGTCTCCGGGGGGAGACGTCATTACCGGGGGAACACACATGCATATTCAGGACACTCATTGGACATCTGCGTCCGCCCTTCCAACGGGCGGCGCGGTCGGGGCGGCGGCGGGGAACGGACGCGCGGGGGACGTATCGCGCACGACGCCACTGCGCGTGGACGCACAGCGCAATCTGGAGCACGTACTTCGCGCGGCACGTGAGGTCTTCGGCGAGCTGGGGTACGGCGCCCCGATGGAGGACGTGGCACGGCGCGCGAGGGTCGGTGTCGGCACGGTGTACCGGCGCTTCCCGAGCAAGGACGTCCTGGTCCGGCGCATAGCCGAGGAGGAGACCTCCCGGCTGACCGATCAGGCGCGTTCCGCGCTCGGGCAGGAGGACGAGCCGTGGTCGGCGCTCTCGCGCTTCCTGCGGACGTCGGTGGCCTCGGGCGCCGGACGGCTGCTCCCGCCGCAGGTGCTGCGGGTGGGTGTCGGCGACGACGGTTCCGGCCTCGACGGGGCCTCGGTTCTCGACGGAGCCTCGGTGCTCGACGGGGCGCGGGTGCCGCAGCAGCGGTCCCAGCCCGCCGGGCCCGAACTGCGGCTCGTGGAGCAGCGGCCGGCTTCCGTCGGGGAGCCGGACGAGGACGACGCCGGGGCGGCCCAGCTCCTCGATGTCGTGGGCCGGCTCGTGGAGCGGGCTCGCGCGGCGGGCGAGCTGCGTACGGACGTGACGGTGTCGGACGTGCTGCTGGTGATCGCCACGGCGGCGCCCTCGCTGCCGGACGCGGCGCAGCAGGCTGCTGCGTCGGCGCGGTTGCTGGACATCCTGCTGGAAGGGCTTCGGTCCCGGCCCTCGTCGGACAGCCGGGTGTGACGTTGCCTCCGGCGAAGGGCGGATCGCCTCCGGCAGGGGCGGATTGCTCTCGGCGGGGGCGGGTTGGCTTGAGCCGAGGGTTCACGGCTTCTGACGGATGCGGGTCAGTGAGGGCTGGGCGCGCAGTTCCCCGCGTCCCTGACGGGGCGGGGTCCTTCGGGGGAGCCCCGGCTTCGTGAGGGCTGGGCGCGTGCTCTCGGCAAAGGCTCGTAGGTCACGGCGCCCCGCCCCTGACGGGGTCCGGCTTCGCCTCTGACGGGGCGAGGCGGGGCCCTGCCCGTTCGTCAAGCCCCGTTCGGGTGATCCATTCGGACGAGTGGTTACCGCGTTCCTGTGGGTAACAGCGGTGGGTCCCTGTGGCACGCTTTCCCGGTGTTCGGGTCCGAGTGTGCAGGCGGGGGCTTTCCGCGATGAGCGTTGACGATCAGGACGAGCCGCTCAGGAGCGCCGTACCGGAAGCCGTTGTCCCGCCACAGCGCGAGCGGCGTGAGTGGCGGGAGCAGCACGACGGCGGAGTGCTGCCGCCACCGGTCGAGCCGGTCGAACTGCCACCTGCCGACGCCGAGTTGATCGGCTGGATGCGCTCGGGCGACGACACGGCCTACGAGGAGCTGTACCGGCGGCACGCGGACGCCGTCCGCCGGTACGCGCGCACCTGCTGCCGCGACGCCCACACCGCGGACGACCTCACGGCCGAGGTCTTCGCCCGCATGCTCCAGGCCGTCCGCGGCGGCAGCGGCCCCGAGCACTCCGTACGCGCCTACCTGCTGACGACCGTACGACGCGTCGCCGCGGGCTGGACCAAGTCGGCGCGGCGGGAGCACCTGGTCGACGACTTCGCCGTGTTCGCGGCCCAGGCCGCGCGCGGCTCCGAGACGGTGGACGGCACCACACCCGGCGGTTCCTTCGAAGCGGGCCACGAGCTGGGCGCGGACGTACGGGCCATGCACGAGGCCGAGCAGTCCATGGCCATGCAGGCGTTCCGTTCGCTGCCGGAGCGCTGGCAGGCCGTGCTGTGGCACACCGAGGTCGAGGACGAGTCGCCCAGCGAGGTCGCCACGCTCTTCGGGCTGGACGCCAACGGCACGCGCGTACTGGCCAGTCGGGCCCGTGAAGGCCTCAAGCAGGCCTATCTGCAGGCCCATGTGAGCACCACGCTCACCATGGACGAGGAGTGCGCGCGCTACGCCGACCGGCTCGGCGCGTACGCGCGGGGCGGGCTGCGCACGCGCGCCGAGCGCGGGCTGCGCAAGCACCTGGAGGAGTGCGCCAGGTGCCGGCTCGCCGCCGGGCAGATCAAGGATGTCGCGAGCGGGATCCCCGCCGTCGTACCGGTGGCGGTCATCGGCTGGTTCGGTGCCGCCGGGTACGCGAAGGCGGCTGCCCTCATCGCCGGCGGGACCGGCGTGGGTGCGGCCGGGGCCGCGGGCGCCGCGTCCGCGGCGGGTGGCACCTCGGGCGGCGGCGCGGGCGCCGGCGGGGCCGCGGCGGAAGGGCTCGGCACACCCGTGAAGGCCGGGATCGTGGCAGGTGTCGTCGCGGTGGCCGTCGCCACGGTGGTGCTCGCGCTCGCGGGCGACGACACGGCGGCGAAGAAGGACGAGGCCGGGCCGCGCCCGCCCGATCCGGTCGTCGAACCGAAGGTGCCCACGCCGTCGCCGTCACCGTCCTCGGAGCCGCCGAAGGCCGGACCCGAGCCCGTGGTGGTCGCGGCCTCGCCGAAGCCGGAACCGACCCCGCCCCGCGCGCCCCGGCCCGCCCCGGAGCCGAAACCGACGCCCACCTCGACACCCACGCCCACGCCCGCACCGACGCCGAAGCCCACGCCGCCCCCCGCTCCCGCTCCCCCTCCGCCGCCACCGGCCCCCGAGGACTTCCGGTGGAACCAGCTGGAGTACGGCGTCACCGGGGACGGCACCGAGCCCGAGATGCGGCTCGGCGAGAGCAGCTGGGTCTGGCAGCGGTACGGCATGTCCGTCGCCGGCAAGCAGTACACGAACGGTGTCACCGTGCACGGCGCCTCCTCGGTCACCATCGACCTCAACCGCACGTGTTCCTCGTACGACGCGATGGTCGGTGTGGACGACCTGACGATGGGGCTGGGCCAGGTGCGGTTCTCCGTCTTCGCGGACGGTGTGCGGATGTGGCGGTCGGGGCCGGTCCGCGGAGGCGGGGCCGCGGTGCCCGTGCACGTGGATCTGACCGGCAGGAAGACGATCCGCCTGGTCGTCGAGCCGCACTCCTCCTTCGACTCGGTGGCACTGGCGGACTGGGCCGACTCACGGTTCAGGTGCCGGTGACCCTCGGCCGAATCCTCAGGAATCAGCTGTCGGTGACGCCTCGGCCGATTCCTCAGGAACCGGCCGCCGCCGATGCCTCGGCCAGTTCCCTCAGGACGTCGTCCAGGGTGAGCGCGTCACCGGCGGCGCGCTCGGTGTCGTAGGCCTGACGGCCGAGCTCGGCCAGAGCCGTGGCCTCGACGCGTTCGAGGTCCACCCGCTCGGGCAGCGGGCGCGGATGGCCTTCGCGCCAGCGGGAGGCGACCGTGAGAACGCGGACCACGCGCGCGTGATCGCCGACATCCGACAGGACTCCCGCCGCCTGCTCGGCCAGCGTGGCGAGGACCACCTCGGCGCATCTCCCCGCCGCGGCCTCGCGCAGACCGGCGGCCAGTTTGCGCAGCCCGTGCCCGGGACCCGACTCGACGGCGGTGAGAATCCCGTCGACGCCGTTGAGCGCGGCGATGAACTGGGGCGGCGGTGTGCCCCGGGTCGTCTCCAGGCGGGCCGCCTCCCACAACTCGCGCGCCCGGCCGAACTCCCGGTCGTCGACCGCCATCTGCGCTCGCACGAGGAGGACGAACGCCCGTGAGTCCGGCACGGCGTAGCGATCGGCCGCGGCCGTCGCCTCGTCCAGGGCGCCGAGGGCGGCGGTCCGGTCGCCCTGCCGGTAGGCGATCTCGCCGAGCCGGGCGATGAGAAACGGCTTCTCCGCGTTCGCACCCACCTCGTGGGCGAGCCGCAGCGCCTCCTCGAACTCCCCCTTCGCCTCCTCGAACCGACCGCGTGCCATGGCGGTCTCGCCGCCCACCCCGCACACCTGGGCACGCATCCACCGGTCGCCGACGCGCCGGGAGACGGCCCGCAGCTCCTCGGTGTAGGCGTCGACGTACCGCATGCCGCCGGGCAGGTCGACGGCCACGTGCACACAGAACAACAGGGCGATGCCGACCTCCCACTCGCCGCCGTACGCACGGCAGTTGGCGAGCGAGGTCTCCATCGTGTCGCGCACGCCGCCGGTGTTGCCCGCGCTGTCGGTGTGGCCGAGGCCGTCGGTGCCTATCAGGAACCCGATCAGCGGCCAGAGGATGCCGGGGAAGCTCGCCGCGTCCGGGCCACCGCGCGCCAGCGTGTCCCGCAGCCACGTGACGTACTCCACCGTCCGCTCGTCCTTCAGCGGCACCTTCCCGAGCTCCGCCGCCAGGAAGAGCTGCAGCAGCCGCAGCTTGACGCGGGCCCGGTGCGGGGGATGGCCGTCCCCTCCTCGGCCCCGGGAATCGGGATGGGGATCGGCGAGGAAGGCCCAGGTGGGGTCGACTAGGTCGAGACCTGCCCCCAGGGGGTCGGTGGAGTCGAGAAGCGCCTCGGCGAGGGCGACGGTGTCGAGGTGGGTGCCCGCGGAACCGCTGGTGGGGCCGAGATCCTGACCGGTGGTGGAGGCGAGGTCCCGACCGGTGGTGGAGGCGTCGAGTGCCGCTCCCAGGCGCAGGACCCGGTTGGTCCAGGTCGCGCC is a genomic window of Streptomyces sp. NBC_00414 containing:
- a CDS encoding ATP-binding SpoIIE family protein phosphatase — its product is MNFTRWSARLPGTQRRTAARTDGLPTALPSEGSVPAARAERPTAEGTSVALAPAVDELPVREVLDRIPALVALVHGPEHRVAYVNDAYVAAFGVRPPGEPARDALPELAEIGLMPLLDQVLRSSKPRTVKSRKVPGGRSYTFTCTPVEVSATPEGGGVLIFAADVTDHAEAAERLRASERRQRETAVTLQRSLLPQELEEPDDLRVAATYHPGGTEAAVGGDWYDVITLGGGRTALVIGDVMGRGIRAAAVMGQLRTAVRAYARLDLPPHEVLQLLDGLAMEIDANQIATCVYAVHDPNEGRLVYASAGHLPILVRDESGAVLRADEPTGPPLGTGGWMHASGSVPLGPGSTAVLYTDGLVERRDADLDEGIATLEGALAGATGTPQVVCDRLVRSMGVTAEHDDDVAVLVLQHPARTGPDGDLFRNAALELLGGTEAAPRARAFASGVLTSWRFAPDLHDLGVLAASELVANSLQHGTPPMRLRLRRTDRRLIVEVTDGDDHLPRRRRAEPADESGRGIAMIATIASNWGSRRAPGGGKAVWCEFALPRTT
- a CDS encoding NAD(P)/FAD-dependent oxidoreductase, which codes for MKERARILVVGGGYVGMYTALRLQQKLRPELRRGDVEITVVTPDPYMTYQPFLPEAAAGSISPRHVVVPLRRVLDRCRVVIGEARSIDHAKRTATVATLATEEEGTGPDQIAYDELVLAPGSVSRTLPIPGLAEFAIGFKTVEEAIGLRNHVIEQMDIASSTRDPAIRDAALTFVFVGGGYAGVEALGELEDMARYASRYYHNVKADDMKWILVEASNRILPEVGEEMGKYTVTQLRRRNIDVRLHTRLDSCTDRVAVLSDGARFPTRTVVWTAGVKPHPILAATDLPLNERGRLRCTAQLTVDGTTHAWAAGDAAAVPDVTASEPGTETAPNAQHAVRQAKILGDNIAHSLRGESLETYSHKYVGSVASLGLHKGVAHVYGRKLKGYPAWFMHRVYHLSRVPTFNRKARVLAEWILSGLFKREIVSLGSLEHPRAEFELAAGGKPPRDHPKGSS
- a CDS encoding TetR/AcrR family transcriptional regulator, encoding MHIQDTHWTSASALPTGGAVGAAAGNGRAGDVSRTTPLRVDAQRNLEHVLRAAREVFGELGYGAPMEDVARRARVGVGTVYRRFPSKDVLVRRIAEEETSRLTDQARSALGQEDEPWSALSRFLRTSVASGAGRLLPPQVLRVGVGDDGSGLDGASVLDGASVLDGARVPQQRSQPAGPELRLVEQRPASVGEPDEDDAGAAQLLDVVGRLVERARAAGELRTDVTVSDVLLVIATAAPSLPDAAQQAAASARLLDILLEGLRSRPSSDSRV
- a CDS encoding sigma-70 family RNA polymerase sigma factor is translated as MSVDDQDEPLRSAVPEAVVPPQRERREWREQHDGGVLPPPVEPVELPPADAELIGWMRSGDDTAYEELYRRHADAVRRYARTCCRDAHTADDLTAEVFARMLQAVRGGSGPEHSVRAYLLTTVRRVAAGWTKSARREHLVDDFAVFAAQAARGSETVDGTTPGGSFEAGHELGADVRAMHEAEQSMAMQAFRSLPERWQAVLWHTEVEDESPSEVATLFGLDANGTRVLASRAREGLKQAYLQAHVSTTLTMDEECARYADRLGAYARGGLRTRAERGLRKHLEECARCRLAAGQIKDVASGIPAVVPVAVIGWFGAAGYAKAAALIAGGTGVGAAGAAGAASAAGGTSGGGAGAGGAAAEGLGTPVKAGIVAGVVAVAVATVVLALAGDDTAAKKDEAGPRPPDPVVEPKVPTPSPSPSSEPPKAGPEPVVVAASPKPEPTPPRAPRPAPEPKPTPTSTPTPTPAPTPKPTPPPAPAPPPPPPAPEDFRWNQLEYGVTGDGTEPEMRLGESSWVWQRYGMSVAGKQYTNGVTVHGASSVTIDLNRTCSSYDAMVGVDDLTMGLGQVRFSVFADGVRMWRSGPVRGGGAAVPVHVDLTGRKTIRLVVEPHSSFDSVALADWADSRFRCR